The following are from one region of the Melitaea cinxia chromosome 7, ilMelCinx1.1, whole genome shotgun sequence genome:
- the LOC123654947 gene encoding flexible cuticle protein 12-like has protein sequence MKFFIAFALVVAAAAALPVDSAKNAEITNWVFDNIGVDGYKYLYESSDGKAASEQAVVKNVGTENEGLEVTGRYSYTGTDGVFYEVTYIANEKGFQPQGVHLPK, from the exons TTCATCGCATTCGCCCTAGTTGTGGCTGCGGCCGCCGCTCTTCCTGTCGACTCCGCCAAGAACGCCGAGATCACAAACTGGGTTTTTGACAACATCGGTGTTGATGGGTACAAATACTT ATACGAAAGCAGTGACGGCAAGGCCGCCTCCGAGCAAGCTGTCGTGAAGAACGTTGGAACTGAGAACGAGGGTCTCGAAGTCACTGGAAGGTACTCATACACTGGCACAGACGGTGTCTTTTACGAAGTCACCTACATCGCCAACGAGAAAGGTTTCCAACCCCAGGGCGTTCACCTCCCTAAGTAA